In Oceaniferula flava, the DNA window CCTTGCGGATGACCAGATATGCGAGGTAGGCGACCACGAAAACGGCGGCCAGTAGGATAAGATCCACCAAGACGCGTAGCATCCAGTTGACGTCTGCCTTGACGGCATCGCCAGAAAGTAAGTTAGTGAGCTTGTCGTGCCAAGATTGCATCGCGCAAATCCCTGCCACAGCTAGGCCTTGCACGCAAGGGGAATGCTGAGAGGTTGGGTTTTCAACGTTGCAGATCGGCCCCTGCCTGTGCAAGCTGCGTGTTAGATGAAACAAGCCATTCTCACCCTGCTCACCTTTGCGTTGCTCCTGTTGAACTCCTGCATTGATGGTGAAGAGGAGATCTTTCTGCATTCGGATGGCTCGGCCCGACTGAAAGCGGTCTACACCGTGCCGGTGTTGATTTTTTCAGATGAAGATGCGGCGGAGTTGGAGGCGATCATTGCGAAAGAAATCGGGGATGAGAAAGATCTCGAGTTGGTCACCAACACGGTGGCGAAGGTGAATGGTAAGCAGGTGATCACTATTGAGCTGAAAACGGATAACGTGGTCGATTTGGAAGGTTTGTTAGACGATCACGATGATCCGGGTGAAGGAGAGAGCGAGAGTAAATCCGATAAGATGCTACATGCTCTGGTGGGCAAGTTTGTGATCGAGCGCGAGGGGCTTCAGGCAGATATTCACAGGAAAGTCGACCTCGCACCGCTGTTGGAGCAATACATGGGAAAACGAGGTGTCTCCTTGCTCGGCGACTCCGAGTTCCGCTACACTATCCATTTCCCCCATGCCGTGGATTACAGCAATGCGCATGAGGTGCTCAACGAGGGCAAGACGCTGAAGTGGAGATACAAGCTGGCCGAGAGTAAAACCAAGCCGATTGAGCTGGTGATGGTGGCGACGGTGCCGCTGCCGTGGTGGCTCTACGCTGCGGCGGGTTCCGTGCTGGTGGTCTTGCTCCTGCTGCTGTGGTCCCTGATTCGCAGGCTCAGAGCTTGATCGGGGAGCTGTCGACGAAGGCTAGAGTCGCAGACAGAAAAAAACCTGCACCGAACGAACGGAGCAGGCTTTTGAAAAATATTTAAGTCAATTGGGGAAGTAATGACGAGTAACGGTCGGAAACCGTGACTGCGGGATTACTTCACGCCTTTTTTGCTCAGGCGAGTTCCCTTGGTAGCACCTTGACGGGCTTTGAACTTAGGGTTGCTCTTGCAGATCACGTAGAGCGTGCCTTTACGCTTCACCACCTGGCAATCAGTGTGGCGCTTTTTCATGGAGAGAAGTGAGGAAAGAACTTTCATGGTAGAGGTGGTGTTGGAAAACGGTTGACGCATCCGATTTTAAACCCTGATTTTCGGGCTGGGATGCAGGTCGGGGCGGGGAAAATACCCAGATTGGATACTGTGTAAAGCCTATTTCTGGGAAAATCCGGTTAAATTTCAATTGCAGTGACCGAGAGGACGCCCGGTGCGTCGGATAAGCTGGCGACGATTTCAGCGCTTGGGCTGGTGTCGAGCTCGATGACATTGAGGGCATTGCCTTCGGACTTGTTCCGTGCCAGCGAGAGGTTGGCAATGTTCAAGCCGGCGGAGCCGAGGGCACTACCGACAAGGCCAACGATGCCTGGGCGATCGTCATTGCGCACGATGAGGAAGTTCCCCTTGATGTTGGTATCGACGAACAGGTGATCGATTTCCACGATCCGTGGCGACTGACCGATGATGGTGCCGGCGACGCGGAATTTCTTACCATCCTTGCGCAGCTCGGCGACGATGAGTTCGGCGTATTCGGTCTGGGCGGTGATGGTGGACTCGACGGTTTCCAGCCCCATGTCGCGGGCGACTGCCGGTGAGTTCACGATGTTGACCTGGCCGTCCGGACGGGCGGCTTCAAGGTAACCGGTGAGCACAGTGCGGGAAATCAGGGATGTGTCCTTTTCCGCAAGTTCTCCGTGGTAGGAAACGCGGATGGAGTCCGGATTGGCTGGGCCGAGTTTGGCGAGGAACTTGCCGAGTGAGGTGGCGAGATCGAGGTAGCCGCCGATTTCGCTGAGTGCCGCGGCATCGAGCGATGGCATGTTGATCGCATTGCGGATCTCCCCGGTGGTGAGGAAGTCGCGCAGCTGCTCGGCCACTTGGATACCGACGTTTTCCTGAGCTTCATTGGTAGATGCTCCGAGGTGCGGCGTGAAGGAGACATGTTTTGGCAGGTTGAATAGCGGGTGGTCGGCTGATGGTGGCTCGTCTTCGTAAACGTCCAGTCCGCAGCCGGCGATGTGGCCGGATTCGATGGCGGCTTTCAGTGCGGCTTCATCGATGAGGCCACCGCGAGCGCAGTTGACCACCAAGGCTCCCTTGTTCATCAGGGCGAGGCGATCGGCGTTGATGATGTGCTTGGTGTCATCGGTCATTGGCACGTGCAGAGTCACCACGTCGGCGCCGGTGAGGGCTGCGTCAGGGCTCTCGGCGAGCTCGACCTTGAGTTGGTCGGCGCGGGCTTGAGTCAGGAAGGGGTCGTAGGCCACGACGGTCATGCCAAATGCTTGGGCGCGCTTGGCGAACTCTGCGCCGATGCGGCCCATGCCGATGACGGCGAGCCGCTTGTTGTTGATTTCGATCCCTTTGTAAGCCTTGCGTGCAGCAGGGAAGTCGCCAGCCAGCACTCCCGCGTGGGCGGGACCGATGTTGCGGGCTGCGGAGAGCATCAGGGTGAAGGCTAGCTCGGCGGTGGAGATGGTGTTCCCGGTGGGGGTGTTCATCACGATCACACCGTGGTTGGTAGCCGCATCACGATCGACGTTATCAACGCCGACACCAGCACGGCCGACGGCTTTCAGCTCGGTGGCGGCGGCCAGCACCTCGGCAGTGACCTTTGTCTGGGAGCGGATGATCAGGCCATGGTAGGATGGAATGATTTTCAGCAACTCCTCCGGGCTGAGGCCGGTGTTCACGTCCACCTCGATCTCCGGGTGGTTGCGAAGAAGATCTACACCGATGTCTGAAATAGGGTCTGAAACGAGAATGCGCTGCTTGGCCATGGCGTGCATTTACTGGCTGCACGGGGGATTGTCAAAGCGAAGGCGAGACATTTATGATAGATCTCTGTCAGTAGCAGGCTTTTCCATTTCCAAGACCATGAAGCGGGTTCCCAGCATCGCCGGGTGGGTCAAGGTCTGGAACTGGCGTAAAAGGTGGGGCGTCTCCGCAGTCAGTGTTTGTTCCAGTTCCAATAGCCACGACTTGGCGTGATGAGTCAGCCAGCTCGCCTGGGTGCTCAGGTTGAGCAGGTGAAATCCGGCGAGACGGGCTTCCTTTTCCAAGCGGGAAAAATCCACATGGCAGGTGATGTCAATCTCCCCGGGGCTGGCCAGTGGGTTGTCGGATTTCTGATGCTGGTGGTAGGTTTGCAGGGTGCCCTTACTGCGGTCCGGATGATAGTAGTCGTCCGCATGGTGGCCGTAATCGATGGTGATCAGCAGCCCACGCTCAAGCGTTTTCCCCGCGCTTTCGGCGAAGTCTCTGAGGCCGGGGTTGTATTCCGTGGTGTAGCCGTCCGGGTAGCCGTCCGGGTAGCCGTCCGGGTAGCTGGCTCGTTGGTCGAGCGAGTGGCAGAAGTCCGCCAAGGCTGGATCGCCGATAGCGGTTTCGATGAAGCTTAGGCCGTCGTCACCGTGATCCACCCGCAGCTCCTGCCATTGATCGTGGCGACGACGGATGAGGTCGACCGGAAAGGCGTCAATCAGTTCGTTGGAAAGAATGGCGCCGGTGACGTTTTGGATTTCCGAGAATGAGGACCGCGAGCTAAACTTGCCATCGAAGTCGGCCGCGAGCTTCTCCGCATGCTGGGTGCGAAGGCTGGGTGAGGTTTCGATCAGGTGGTAGTGCAGAGCCTGAAAAAAGTCGGGGCTGTTCTTGCGAGCTTCCGTCAAGAGATCGTGACACAGCGCGCCATCGTGAGCCCCTGGTTCGATGATGTGAAAGGCAGATGGTTTGCCAATTTTCGACCAATAATCCGCCAGTCTCCTTGCGAGGATCAGTCCGAAACAAGGGCCGATGCTGACGCTGGTGATGAAGTCGCCCTGCTTGCCCACACGCTGACTGGGTTGGGAATAGTAACCGCGAGTGGAGTCATAAAGTGCCGCCAGCATGAAATCGCGAAACCGCATTGGTCCGTGGGTCATGATCTGCTGACTCAGCGACTCAGCCAAGGGGGCGGTATCTGGAACTTCTTCACTGAAAGCGGGGGTTGCCATTGTCTTATTCTGAGAGTATGAGTTATGAAATCCCGAGGGTCGAGCCGCTGATTCGGTGCCCTCGAAGTCACATTCTATCATGGGTAAAATTCGATCCAGTCAAGGAGGAGCGCGAAGCGGTAACAGCAGAAAGGGCCGCAAGAGACGATTCTTCAAGCTCAAATGGCTGATGTATTTATTCATCCTCGGACTCATCTTGCTGGGCGTGGGGTATTTTGTTTTCCAGATTAAGACCCAACCGTTCAAAGACAAGGCGGCGGAGTATGACTTGAGCATGATCAACGATGTTGAGGTGGTCAGTCTGATTCTCGATCGCAAAGGTCGGGAGCTCGGTCGGATCTTTGTGGAAAACCGAGATGTCATCAGCATTAAGGATGTGCCGCAGACGATGGTGAACGCGCTGGTGTCCGGTGAGGATCAGCGGTTTTTTGAACACGACGGGGTCGATCGCCAAGGTGTGCTTCGTGCTGTTTGGCTCAACTTCAAGGCTGGTCGACAGACTCAGGGGGCGAGCACCTTGACCCAGCAGTTGGCGCGGAATGCATTTCACCTCAAAGAAGAAGCGGACGAGCAAGGCTGGAGTGGGATCGAACGGAAGGCCGTGGAAGCCTTCCTCGCTCAGCGGATCGAGAAGCGCTACAGCAAATCCGAAATTCTCGAGTTCTACCTGAACCGGGTGCCCTTTGGTAGTGGCTTCTACGGTATCCGGTCGGCCTCACTGGGGTATTTCGGCAAGGAGCCTCAAGACCTGACCGTTTCCGAATGCGCCTCGTTAGTGGGGTGTATTAAAAACCCCACCAAGATCTCTCCTTTGAATAATCTGGAGATGAACAAAAAAGCCAGGAACCAGGTTCTTAAGCGGATGGCTGCGGAGGGGTTCCTCTCGGACGGAGAGAGTGCTGAACTGCAGGAAAAGGAAGTGGTGATCAATCCCAAACCTCTCCAGCGAGGTGCCTCGCACTTGTATGAACGCATTGCTTCCGACGTGCGTAAGCGTCTGGGTGAGGATGCCATGACCCAAGGCGGTTTTACCATTCACACGACGATCGATCTGGATGTCCAGAAGGCCATGGAGGCGAGCTTGCTCAAGAGCCTAGCCACCGCGGAATCCGTGGAGGGCTACGATCATCCCAAGTATGAATCGTATCGTCGGGAAGACGGTAAGCCAGACTACCTGCAGGGGGCTGGACTGATGATGGATAACCGGAGTGGCGCCGTGATCGCCTACGTGGGAGGTCGGGACTTCACCCACAACCAATTTGACATCGTGCAGCTGGGCCGCAAACCCATTGGTACTGCCTTTTTCCCCTTCATTTATACGGCTGCGCTCGAGCAAAAGATGTCGGCCGCCTCGCTTCTTCTAGATGCCCCGATGAACAACCGTGCCATCATGCTGGATGGTCGCGAAGGTGTGCTGGGTGAGTGGGGGATGGAGATTCTTCATCCTCAGTATGAAGGCGAAATTACGATGCGCCGTGCCCTTGAGGTCTCGAAAATTGGAGCTTCGGTGAGGTTGGGGAAATCTCTCGGTCTGGGCACTGTGATGGAGACGGCTCGCAAGTTCGGGCTGACATTTCCAGAAACGAAATTGCTTACCCGGATGCTGGTGGGCACCGATCAATTTTCGCTGCCGGACATGGTGCGTGCCTACTCCGCCTTTCCCAACGGCGGTAGAACGACCAACCGGATGTTCATGATCGATCGCATTATCGACTCTTCAGGATCGGTGCGTTATCAGGCAAGTAAGCAGTCGGCGTCCGATCCAATCTTGGACGAGCAGACATCTTTTGTCATGCACAGCATGCTGCAAAGTTCGCTGAAAAGTAATTCAGGAGGAGAAGGGGCCCCCGTCTTGACTGACGATCCGTCGTTGGCGGGAAAAACCGGCACCACCTATGATTTTGCAGATAACTGGTATGTAGGCTACAACAGCCAAGTGACCTGCGCCGTCTGGGCTGGCTTCCTTCATGGTCGTCGCGATCCAATTTACCCCGGAGCATTCAGTCGGGAAACCGTGTTTCCTGTTTGGGCTGCGAGCATGAATGCCGCGGCGAGTGAGTTCCGGGGGCAAGCCATCGAAACTCCTGACGGATTGGTGAGTTTGGAAATCTGCAGGGCCTCCGGCTTGCGCAAAACGAAATACTGCCAAGAGTATAAACGCAATCCAGTCACGGGGAAAGAGACCTATGCCAGCACAGCTTTTCGCGAGTATTTCATCGAGGGCACGGCTCCATCCGGATACTGCGATGTTCACGGGGTGGTTGATGGCACCTTGGCGAAAAATTATGATTTCAGTGCCGATGGCACCAAGGCATCGACGTCACGCGCCATCCCCATCCAGCCCAAGGCTCCGTTGCTCTTGGGGAACGATCCCTATGGCACCGAGCAGCCGGATTTTGTTCCCAGAGATGCTGCGGCGGTCAGTCGTGGTGCCGGCATTGTGAACTTTGATCAGCTTGACGCCGAGGACAAGGATGCGGCGATTATTCTCGATCGTCCGCGCCGCGTCAGTATTCAGGAGGACTGATGACTGGTAAAGGCTTCGCATAGCGCGCTGCCTACAGGAAATCAGGTCAACTGCTGGCTTGCACTTTCAGGCACGCTGGAACATCGTTTTTTCCGTGCCGAATGCTACCCCAAAGAAAAGGACCTGGGCGGCCTGTGCCTGCCCTGTTTGCCGATTTGTTTTTCGCATACCGAAGAATCACCCCGGTGCGGGTGTCGTTTGTCCTGCCTGCCACTATCTTTTGAACATCCCCAAGGGGAAAACCACGCAGGTGCCTTCGAAGCAGGCGTCACACGCCACTCTACCACCAGCGCCTCGATCAGAACGGAAAGAAGGATCCATTCCCGCGAAGCCAATGGGGCAGGGGGATGTCGTGGCAACCGGATCCACGGTTGAGACTTCACAAGGTGCCTCCGATGAGCCACCAAAGGTCACGAAAGCACCGACCGATAGTCAGGAACCGCGTTCTTCAGGGCGCCGCCGTGTGCGCCAAGGTGGCCCCGCAACTGAAAGCAAACCGAACTGGGAGCAGGGTTCGGGTAAAAGCAGTAGCGAGTCAGAGGGTGACAAACCGGTGATGTGGATTGTTGGTGGATCGCTGTTAGGACTCAATGTTGTGGCCGTGGGAGCTTGGCTGATGTTTGGAAATAACGACAAAACCCCGACCTCCGTCGCAGACCCAAGCGAAGAATGGCAGCCCGCCGTGAGCGCGCTGGTTCCGGAGGAAAAGGATGAGCTCAGTGAGGAGGAGAAAAAGGAGAAGCAAGAAATTCAAAAGAACCTCGATCGTGGCAACGACGTGCTCGCCCAAGCGGATGAGGTGGTGAAGAAGTTTCTCAACGTCACCAAGGTGGAAGATTTCGAGTCGGTGGTTAGGCACCCCGAGGTCACCATGCCCAAGATCAAAGCCTGGTATGAAAAACATCCCTTGGAGCCCACACCAGTGAAACAGGTCGGCTACGGCGGTCGCGTCACCGTGAAAGGGAATATGGCCTCGCTGGCCCTACAAATGGAAGACTACACCATCCGACAAGTCGCCATGGTCAAGGGAGACGACGGTTATCGGGTCGATTGGGAAAGCTGGGTGGCTTGGACCGAGATGCCTTGGGACGAACTCTTCGAGAAGCGCCCGGTTGAGCCTCAGACGGTCTTCGTGCGCTGCTCGCTGGATACCTATTACAATCGCTATTTCAGAGACGATAGCAAATGGGTCGCAATCAAGATGACCAACCCTGGATCTGATCGAACCCTCTACGGCTACGCCGACCGCGATGACCCCACCTTGATGCGCTTGCTGGCGGATGTCGGTGGCCATTCCTCGGCCGCGGTCTTGAAAATTCGTTATCCTGAAGAGGCCGTGGCCGGAGACCAGGTCATCATCACCGAGCACGTGTTAAACGGCTGGGTGGCCCCTGAAGACACCGAACCGGAAGAGTGAACGAAGCAAAATTTATGAGCGACTACCAAGGACGGGACACTCCGTCTACCTACGATAAAGCCCTGCGGATCAACCTGGATGCTGAGAAATACGGCACCTTTGCGGAGATTGGAGCCGGCCAAGAGGTGGGCAACTGGTTCTTTCGCGTTTCGGCCTCCGCTGGCACAGTGGCCAAGACTATTTCAGCTTATGACATGACCATGAGCGATGCCATCTACGGCAAAGCCAAGCGTTATGTGTCCCGTCAGCGTGTGGCGTCGATGCTGAAATATGAATACGATCTGCTGGTCGAGCGCCTCTCGGCCGGTCGCGGCGATAACACCACCTTTTTCTCCTTTTGCAACACCGTGCGCGCCCGGGGCTACCAAGACACCGGCGAGTGTCACGGCTGGCTGGGGATTCGGCTGCAGCTTCGTCCCAATACCGATGCCTGTCAGATCCTGATTCACGTCAGATTGCTGGACGACGAGAATGTCGACCAAATGGAGGCGCTTGGCATCATCGGGGTGAACCTGCTGTATGCCGCGTTCTATTACCGGGAGAACTTGGTGAACTTTACCGAGTCGCTGATGGACGGGCTGACCAAGGAGCGAGTGGAAGTGGATATGCTCAAGTTCAGTGGCAAGGGGTTTGAGATGATCGATAACCGTCTCTGCCACCTGCAGCTGGTGCGCAGCGGCCTCACCGATGCGGCGATGTTTCTCCCGGACGGCGAGGTGGTGCCACCGGCGGAGGCGCTGTATCGCAAACCTTTGATTCTACTGCGTGGCAGTTTTGAGCCGGTGACCAACCTGCACATGGACATGCTCAAGCAGACGCGTGAGGTCTTTCAACAGAACCTGCCCGAAGATCAGCGCGATGCCACCATCGAGCTCTGTGAGATTTCCATGAATAACCTGCTGCGTGAAGGGGAGGTGGATCACCTCGCCTTCATCGATCGCGCCGACGCCCTGCAAGCTCTGGGGAAAACGGTGCTGATCTCACGCTGCCCGGAGTTCCATCGCATTGCCAGCTACCTGAGCCGATACACCACCAGTCCGATTGGCATTGTGCTGAGCATCGGTCTGTTGAATGAATTGTTTAAGGAAAAGTGGTCGGAGAACCTTGCCGGCGGGATTTTGGAGTCGTTTGGGCGCTTGTTCAAAAACGAGCTGTCGCTCTACGTCTACCCGTGGAAAAACCGCAAGACCAAGGATTTGGTGACGGCCGAGAATTTCCAGACTCCGGAGAACCTCAGTCACCTCTACACCTACTTCCGCGAGCAGGGGCTGATTCATCCGATCCCTTGCGGCGAGGACCGACTGCTCGATTTCACCGGGCGCGATATTCAGAGAATGATTGCCGAGGGCGATGAAACATGGAAGTCTCTCGTGCCGGAACAGGCTCGATTAGCGGCATTGCATCGCTAGCGGAAGCTTGCACCATTGAAACAATCACGATAATCAAGTTCTGTGTCCTGGGGAGATGTTAGAGGTCTGCTGCAATACGTTCCGCAATTTCGCGGGAAGGTATTTGTCATCCTTGTCGATGCACCGGTGACCGCCCTAGCGGAAACGATGCTGGATCTACTCTCCTTGCAAAACATCGGGGTGCAGCTGGTCATCGGCAGCACCGTGCACAGCACTGATGATCTGCTCGATCGTGCCGCCGAGGTGGAGTTGAAATACAGCCAGGCGGTGTATTCCGGTGGCGACTCCAGTGTGGAGGCTATCGGCGAAGCGCTCGCCGCCCTGCAGCGAGGTCAGGCGGTCGTGGCTGATTTCCATGGTTCCGACGCATTCAGCCCATCCGTGGCGCAATTTGCGGTGGCCATTGATGCCCGCAAGTTGGTTCTGCTGCACCCGGCCGACAGCATGCCGGCGCAAGGCGCCATCCGGGCCGCAGGTGTGAACGATTCCGAAAGCCCATTGATCCTCGCCGCTGCCAAGATTTGTGACTCCGGAGTCCCCCGGGTGCATATCCTCGATGGCAGCCTGCCTGCGGTCTTGCTCGATGAGCTTTTCTCCAATGAGGGGGTGGGCACCATGGTTTATGCCGATAGCTACCGGGTAGTTCGTCCGCTGCGGGAGGACGACATCGTCGAGCTGCTGGGAATGATCAGCCGCTCGGTGCGCAACTCCACGTTGGTTCCGCGGGGCTACAGCGATATTTTAGCCAATATCTCCGATTACTCAGTGATGGATATCGATGGCAACGTGGTAGGCAGCGTGGCACTGCATCACTATGAGGGGGCGGATATGGCGGAAGTGGCCTGCCTTTACGTCAAACAGGCCCACGAGGGACTCGGTTACGGGATCGAACTGGTCCGCCATGCCGAACAACAGGCGCAGCAGGCAGGTGCCGCCTCGGTCTTCGCCTTGACCAACCGGGCGGCAAAATTTTTCCAACAATTGGACTACCGCGAGCTGCCGGCCGATCAGATCCCGGCCAACCGTCATGAGCAGCTGCTTGCCAGCGGGCGCGACTCGCGGGTG includes these proteins:
- the serA gene encoding phosphoglycerate dehydrogenase yields the protein MAKQRILVSDPISDIGVDLLRNHPEIEVDVNTGLSPEELLKIIPSYHGLIIRSQTKVTAEVLAAATELKAVGRAGVGVDNVDRDAATNHGVIVMNTPTGNTISTAELAFTLMLSAARNIGPAHAGVLAGDFPAARKAYKGIEINNKRLAVIGMGRIGAEFAKRAQAFGMTVVAYDPFLTQARADQLKVELAESPDAALTGADVVTLHVPMTDDTKHIINADRLALMNKGALVVNCARGGLIDEAALKAAIESGHIAGCGLDVYEDEPPSADHPLFNLPKHVSFTPHLGASTNEAQENVGIQVAEQLRDFLTTGEIRNAINMPSLDAAALSEIGGYLDLATSLGKFLAKLGPANPDSIRVSYHGELAEKDTSLISRTVLTGYLEAARPDGQVNIVNSPAVARDMGLETVESTITAQTEYAELIVAELRKDGKKFRVAGTIIGQSPRIVEIDHLFVDTNIKGNFLIVRNDDRPGIVGLVGSALGSAGLNIANLSLARNKSEGNALNVIELDTSPSAEIVASLSDAPGVLSVTAIEI
- the ykgO gene encoding type B 50S ribosomal protein L36; translation: MKVLSSLLSMKKRHTDCQVVKRKGTLYVICKSNPKFKARQGATKGTRLSKKGVK
- a CDS encoding transglycosylase domain-containing protein gives rise to the protein MGKIRSSQGGARSGNSRKGRKRRFFKLKWLMYLFILGLILLGVGYFVFQIKTQPFKDKAAEYDLSMINDVEVVSLILDRKGRELGRIFVENRDVISIKDVPQTMVNALVSGEDQRFFEHDGVDRQGVLRAVWLNFKAGRQTQGASTLTQQLARNAFHLKEEADEQGWSGIERKAVEAFLAQRIEKRYSKSEILEFYLNRVPFGSGFYGIRSASLGYFGKEPQDLTVSECASLVGCIKNPTKISPLNNLEMNKKARNQVLKRMAAEGFLSDGESAELQEKEVVINPKPLQRGASHLYERIASDVRKRLGEDAMTQGGFTIHTTIDLDVQKAMEASLLKSLATAESVEGYDHPKYESYRREDGKPDYLQGAGLMMDNRSGAVIAYVGGRDFTHNQFDIVQLGRKPIGTAFFPFIYTAALEQKMSAASLLLDAPMNNRAIMLDGREGVLGEWGMEILHPQYEGEITMRRALEVSKIGASVRLGKSLGLGTVMETARKFGLTFPETKLLTRMLVGTDQFSLPDMVRAYSAFPNGGRTTNRMFMIDRIIDSSGSVRYQASKQSASDPILDEQTSFVMHSMLQSSLKSNSGGEGAPVLTDDPSLAGKTGTTYDFADNWYVGYNSQVTCAVWAGFLHGRRDPIYPGAFSRETVFPVWAASMNAAASEFRGQAIETPDGLVSLEICRASGLRKTKYCQEYKRNPVTGKETYASTAFREYFIEGTAPSGYCDVHGVVDGTLAKNYDFSADGTKASTSRAIPIQPKAPLLLGNDPYGTEQPDFVPRDAAAVSRGAGIVNFDQLDAEDKDAAIILDRPRRVSIQED
- a CDS encoding class I SAM-dependent methyltransferase, with product MATPAFSEEVPDTAPLAESLSQQIMTHGPMRFRDFMLAALYDSTRGYYSQPSQRVGKQGDFITSVSIGPCFGLILARRLADYWSKIGKPSAFHIIEPGAHDGALCHDLLTEARKNSPDFFQALHYHLIETSPSLRTQHAEKLAADFDGKFSSRSSFSEIQNVTGAILSNELIDAFPVDLIRRRHDQWQELRVDHGDDGLSFIETAIGDPALADFCHSLDQRASYPDGYPDGYPDGYTTEYNPGLRDFAESAGKTLERGLLITIDYGHHADDYYHPDRSKGTLQTYHQHQKSDNPLASPGEIDITCHVDFSRLEKEARLAGFHLLNLSTQASWLTHHAKSWLLELEQTLTAETPHLLRQFQTLTHPAMLGTRFMVLEMEKPATDRDLS
- a CDS encoding GNAT family N-acetyltransferase, which encodes MSWGDVRGLLQYVPQFRGKVFVILVDAPVTALAETMLDLLSLQNIGVQLVIGSTVHSTDDLLDRAAEVELKYSQAVYSGGDSSVEAIGEALAALQRGQAVVADFHGSDAFSPSVAQFAVAIDARKLVLLHPADSMPAQGAIRAAGVNDSESPLILAAAKICDSGVPRVHILDGSLPAVLLDELFSNEGVGTMVYADSYRVVRPLREDDIVELLGMISRSVRNSTLVPRGYSDILANISDYSVMDIDGNVVGSVALHHYEGADMAEVACLYVKQAHEGLGYGIELVRHAEQQAQQAGAASVFALTNRAAKFFQQLDYRELPADQIPANRHEQLLASGRDSRVFAKVVSTP
- a CDS encoding TonB-dependent receptor; the encoded protein is MSDYQGRDTPSTYDKALRINLDAEKYGTFAEIGAGQEVGNWFFRVSASAGTVAKTISAYDMTMSDAIYGKAKRYVSRQRVASMLKYEYDLLVERLSAGRGDNTTFFSFCNTVRARGYQDTGECHGWLGIRLQLRPNTDACQILIHVRLLDDENVDQMEALGIIGVNLLYAAFYYRENLVNFTESLMDGLTKERVEVDMLKFSGKGFEMIDNRLCHLQLVRSGLTDAAMFLPDGEVVPPAEALYRKPLILLRGSFEPVTNLHMDMLKQTREVFQQNLPEDQRDATIELCEISMNNLLREGEVDHLAFIDRADALQALGKTVLISRCPEFHRIASYLSRYTTSPIGIVLSIGLLNELFKEKWSENLAGGILESFGRLFKNELSLYVYPWKNRKTKDLVTAENFQTPENLSHLYTYFREQGLIHPIPCGEDRLLDFTGRDIQRMIAEGDETWKSLVPEQARLAALHR